From one Meles meles chromosome 18, mMelMel3.1 paternal haplotype, whole genome shotgun sequence genomic stretch:
- the ALOX12 gene encoding LOW QUALITY PROTEIN: polyunsaturated fatty acid lipoxygenase ALOX12 (The sequence of the model RefSeq protein was modified relative to this genomic sequence to represent the inferred CDS: inserted 4 bases in 3 codons), whose translation MGRYRIRVATGAWLFSGSHNRVQLWLVGTHGEAELQLHLRPARGQVSGRGRGPQTVARXGLAAVGSWGGGAAQGQPERAGEDLPGREEDPEPGPGXDSSPSSLLPGXSQPPWLPQVTPGPRSMRDQQSGQRLLREGGAGTAQGRTEEEEFDHDVPKDLGPLQFVKLCKHHSLVDDAWFCDLITVRGPGACEEAAFPCYRWVQGEGVLSLPEGTARLPGDNALDVFQKHREKELKERQKLYCWDTWKEGLPLTIAAGCQDDLPPNMRFHEDKRLDFEWALKAGALEMVLKRVYTLLSPWNCLEDFDQIFWGQKSALAEKVHQCWRDDELFGYQFLNGANPMLLRRSTSLPSRLVLPPGLESLGAQLESELQNGSLFEADFILLDGIPANVIRGEKQYVAAPLVLLKMEPNGKLLPVAIQIQPPSPSSPTPPLFLPSDPPLAWLLAKTWVRNSDFQLHQLQFHLLNTHLVAEVIAVATMRRLPGLHPVFKLLIPHIRYTLEINTRARSQLISEGGIFDKAVSTGGGGHVHLLRRAMAQLTYCSLCPPDDLADRGLLGIPSALYAHDALRLWGIIARYVEGIVHLFYHRDDVVRGDPELQAWCREITEVGLCQAQDRGFPVSFQSQKQLCHFLTMCVFICTAQHGAINQGQLDWYAWVPNAPCTMRMPPPTSKEEITTATVMGSLPDIRQACLQMTITWHLGRRQPDMVPLGHHKEKYFSSPKAKAVLNQFQTDLENLEREITARNARLDLPYDYLKPSRIENSITI comes from the exons ATGGGCCGCTACCGCATCCGCGTGGCCACTGGGGCCTGGCTCTTCTCTGGGTCGCACAACCGTGTGCAGCTGTGGCTGGTCGGGACGCACGGGGAGGCGGAGCTGCAGCTGCACCTGCGGCCGGCGCGGGGCCAGGTCAGCGGACGGGGAAGGGGACCCCAGACCGTGGCCCG TGGCCTCGCGGCGGTGGggtcgtggggggggggggcggcccagGGACAGCCCGAGCGTGCGGGAGAGGACTTGCCGGGGCGGGAAGAGGATCCAGAGCCAGGGCCGG TGgactccagcccctcctcccttctgcctg CTTCGCAGCCTCCATGGCTCCCCCAAGTGACCCCAGGGCCAAGATCAATGCGGGACCAGCAGTCTGGTCAGAGACTGCTTAGAGAGGGCGGCGCGGGGACAGCTCAGGGACGGACTGAG GAGGAGGAGTTTGATCACGACGTCCCCAAGGACTTGGGGCCCCTACAGTTTGTGAAGTTGTGCAAACACCACTCCCTGGTGGACGACGCGTGGTTCTGCGACCTCATCACCGTGCGGGGCCCAGGAGCCTGTGAGGAAGCTGCCTTCCCCTGCTACCGCTGGGTGCAGGGTGAGGGTGTGCTGAGCCTGCCCGAGGGCACTG CACGCCTGCCAGGAGACAATGCCCTGGACGTGTTCCAGAAGCATCGAGAGAAAGAACTGAAGGAAAGACAAAAGCTGTACTG CTGGGACACCTGGAAGGAGGGGCTACCCCTGACGATAGCGGCCGGGTGTCAAGACGATCTGCCTCCGAACATGAGGTTCCACGAGGACAAGAGGCTGGACTTCGAGTGGGCGCTGAAGGCGGG GGCGCTGGAGATGGTCCTCAAACGTGTTTACACCCTCCTGAGCCCCTGGAACTGCCTGGAGGATTTTGATCAGATCTTCTGGGGCCAGAAGAGCGCCCTGGCTG AAAAGGTTCACCAGTGCTGGCGGGATGACGAGCTTTTCGGCTACCAGTTCCTCAACGGGGCCAACCCCATGCTACTGAGACGCTccacctccctgccctcccgGCTGGTGCTGCCCCCAGGGCTGGAgtccctgggggcccagctggaGAGTGAACTCCAG aacGGTTCCCTGTTTGAGGCCGACTTCATCCTGCTGGATGGAATTCCAGCCAACGTGATCCGGGGCGAGAAGCAGTACGTGGCCGCCCCCCTTGTCCTGCTGAAGATGGAACCCAACGGGAAGCTGCTGCCCGTGGCCATCCAG atccagccccccagccccagctccccgACCCCGCCGCTGTTCCTGCCCTCGGATCCCCCACTGGCCTGGCTCCTGGCGAAGACCTGGGTCCGAAACTCCGACTTCCAGCTCCACCAGCTGCAGTTCCACCTGCTCAACACTCACCTGGTGGCCGAGGTCATCGCTGTGGCCACCATGAGGCGCCTCCCGGGGCTGCACCCCGTCTTCAAG ctCCTGATCCCACACATCCGCTATACCTTGGAGATTAACACCCGGGCCAGATCCCAGCTCATCTCGGAAGGAGGGATATTTGATAAG GCGGTGAGCACGGGCGGCGGGGGCCACGTGCACTTGCTGCGGCGGGCCATGGCTCAGCTGACCTactgctccctctgtccccccgATGACCTGGCTGACCGGGGCTTGCTGGGAATCCCAAGTGCCCTCTACGCCCATGACGCTTTACGGCTCTGGGGGATCATCGCCCG GTACGTGGAGGGCATCGTCCACCTCTTCTACCACAGGGACGACGTTGTGAGAGGGGACCCGGAGCTGCAGGCCTGGTGTCGGGAGATCACTGAAGTGGGGCTGTGCCAGGCCCAGGACCGAG GTTTCCCCGTCTCCTTCCAGTCCCAGAAGCAACTCTGCCATTTCCTTACCATGTGCGTCTTCATATGCACTGCTCAGCACGGGGCCATCAACCAGGGCCAG CTGGACTGGTATGCCTGGGTCCCTAACGCCCCATGCACAATGCGgatgcccccacccacctccaagGAAGAAATAACGACGGCCACGGTGATGGGTTCACTACCTGATATCCGACAGGCCTGTCTTCAAATGACCATCACATGGCATCTGGGTCGCCGCCAGCCAGACATG GTGCCTCTGGGGCATCACAAAGAAAAGTATTTCTCAAGTCCCAAGGCCAAGGCGGTATTAAACCAATTCCAAACAGATCTGGAAAACCTAGAAAGAGAGATTACGGCCCGGAATGCGCGACTCGACCTGCCGTATGACTACCTGAAGCCCAGCCGCATAGAGAACAGCATCACTATCTGA